One genomic segment of Salinigranum rubrum includes these proteins:
- a CDS encoding 50S ribosomal protein L16: protein MADKPASMYREIDTSAYTRREYITGVPGSKIAQFNMGNLQTGPDDYPVHISLRVEEECQIRHGSLESARLSANRRMLKQVGQENYKMILHKHPHHVIRENKQATGAGADRVSDGMRQAFGKPVGTAARVMNGDVVFSIYCRPEHADIAKDALRRSYNKMSPPCRVVVEKGEELLVA from the coding sequence ATGGCAGACAAACCGGCCTCCATGTACCGGGAGATCGACACGTCCGCGTACACTCGACGGGAGTACATCACGGGCGTCCCCGGTTCGAAGATCGCACAGTTCAACATGGGCAACCTCCAGACCGGTCCCGACGACTACCCGGTCCACATCAGCCTCCGCGTCGAGGAGGAGTGTCAGATCCGACACGGCTCGCTCGAATCGGCGCGGCTGTCGGCGAACCGCCGCATGTTGAAGCAGGTCGGCCAGGAGAACTACAAGATGATCCTCCACAAGCACCCCCACCACGTCATCCGCGAGAACAAGCAGGCGACGGGTGCGGGTGCGGACCGCGTTTCGGACGGGATGCGCCAGGCGTTCGGCAAGCCCGTCGGCACCGCCGCGCGCGTCATGAACGGCGATGTCGTCTTCAGCATCTACTGCCGGCCCGAACACGCCGACATCGCGAAGGACGCGCTCCGCCGCTCGTACAACAAGATGTCGCCGCCGTGTCGCGTCGTCGTCGAGAAGGGCGAAGAACTGCTGGTCGCCTGA
- a CDS encoding ATP-grasp domain-containing protein, whose amino-acid sequence MLRLAVATQEETFERMRDPLADRGIEVVPLQAKERAIGLTDASPDVPDVDVGFVFPTRLMEGGALDALLGVPWVNDREAVVTSRNKGGVVAALARAGIAVPETVMLSNPVSEAEVSAAVSGMAYPLVVKPNSATRGVGVTKVDDEDSLLGVVDYLDLVHDYRATGDKSYLIQEFLPDARDYRAMVVDGDCYGGVERRLPDPAREAGRWKHNVHRGAEAERVDLSPEYRRLAESVSETLGIDYLGVDLLVTESRVVVGETNARPTIDRAEKYDAGFYDALAGLIERTAERTER is encoded by the coding sequence ATGCTTCGGCTGGCGGTCGCCACACAGGAGGAGACGTTCGAGCGGATGCGCGACCCGCTCGCCGACCGCGGAATCGAGGTCGTCCCGCTCCAGGCGAAGGAACGGGCCATCGGTCTCACGGACGCGTCGCCCGACGTGCCCGACGTCGACGTCGGATTCGTCTTCCCCACCCGGCTGATGGAAGGGGGCGCGCTCGACGCGCTCCTCGGGGTCCCGTGGGTGAACGACCGCGAGGCCGTGGTGACCTCGCGGAACAAGGGCGGCGTCGTCGCGGCGCTCGCCCGGGCGGGAATCGCGGTTCCCGAGACGGTGATGCTGTCGAACCCCGTTTCGGAGGCGGAAGTGAGCGCGGCCGTCTCGGGGATGGCGTACCCGCTGGTCGTGAAACCGAACTCCGCGACCCGCGGGGTGGGCGTCACGAAGGTCGACGACGAGGACTCCCTGCTGGGGGTGGTCGACTACCTCGACCTGGTCCACGACTACCGCGCCACGGGCGACAAGTCGTACCTGATCCAGGAGTTCCTCCCGGACGCGCGCGACTACCGCGCGATGGTCGTCGACGGCGACTGCTACGGCGGGGTCGAGCGTCGACTGCCCGACCCGGCGCGGGAGGCCGGCCGGTGGAAGCACAACGTCCACCGCGGGGCCGAAGCCGAACGGGTGGACCTCTCCCCCGAATACAGACGGCTCGCCGAATCCGTCTCCGAGACGCTCGGCATCGACTACCTGGGCGTGGACCTCCTCGTGACGGAGTCGCGCGTGGTCGTCGGCGAGACGAACGCGCGCCCGACCATCGACCGCGCCGAGAAGTACGACGCGGGCTTCTACGACGCGCTCGCGGGCCTCATCGAGCGGACGGCCGAAAGAACGGAGAGGTGA
- a CDS encoding Hsp20/alpha crystallin family protein, whose amino-acid sequence MRRDDRDDPFDSIFGEIERMMSEMTGGDTTGFASETHVDVFDEGDTVRLVADLPGVEKDAIDLKCDGETLTVSAASDRREYDERIRLPARVDEHSASASFNNGVLQVTFDKVEDSAAIDVE is encoded by the coding sequence ATGCGAAGAGACGACCGTGACGATCCGTTCGACTCCATCTTCGGCGAGATCGAACGGATGATGAGCGAAATGACTGGCGGCGACACCACCGGCTTCGCCTCCGAGACCCACGTCGACGTGTTCGACGAGGGTGACACCGTTCGCCTCGTCGCGGACCTCCCGGGCGTGGAGAAGGACGCGATCGACCTCAAGTGCGACGGGGAGACACTCACCGTCTCGGCCGCCTCGGACCGACGCGAGTACGACGAGCGCATCCGACTCCCGGCGCGCGTCGACGAACACTCCGCCTCCGCGTCGTTCAACAACGGCGTCCTGCAGGTCACCTTCGACAAGGTCGAAGACTCCGCCGCCATCGACGTCGAGTAA